One region of Priestia megaterium genomic DNA includes:
- a CDS encoding serine hydrolase, whose amino-acid sequence MKIEDAVTKWKRSNNGLIRIHIEGKESIQINSFIQQRAASTIKLLLAIEAFRQIDEGILALTSVIQRMEKNTVGGAGVLRALPRLTHIKVEELLALMIMVSDNTATNELISLVGFEKINECAKNLGLKKTVLNRYMMDETAVKQGSDNYTCASDVVKCLKEICEGNFLRKSSCEKIMRMLEMQQFRHKLPARIGSAFQAANKTGELQGAEHDSAILMRGNETYYAVVLIDGLSDNEQGRRLITDIGYLLSSNI is encoded by the coding sequence GTGAAAATAGAAGATGCAGTTACGAAATGGAAACGGAGTAATAATGGACTTATACGGATTCATATTGAAGGGAAAGAATCCATACAGATTAATTCTTTTATCCAACAACGAGCAGCAAGTACAATCAAGCTGCTGCTTGCAATAGAAGCGTTTCGTCAAATTGATGAGGGCATCTTGGCTTTAACATCTGTCATTCAAAGAATGGAAAAAAACACGGTTGGCGGAGCAGGTGTACTTAGAGCTCTTCCGCGGTTAACACATATTAAAGTGGAAGAGCTGCTTGCCCTTATGATAATGGTTTCTGACAACACAGCTACAAATGAGCTCATTTCTTTAGTAGGATTTGAAAAAATTAACGAATGTGCTAAAAATCTAGGATTAAAGAAAACCGTTTTAAACCGCTATATGATGGACGAAACAGCTGTTAAACAAGGGAGTGATAATTATACGTGTGCCTCTGACGTAGTAAAGTGCCTAAAGGAAATATGTGAAGGAAACTTTTTGCGAAAATCTAGTTGCGAAAAAATAATGAGAATGCTAGAAATGCAGCAGTTTCGGCATAAGCTTCCAGCACGTATAGGATCAGCGTTTCAAGCTGCGAATAAGACTGGAGAACTACAGGGAGCGGAACATGATAGTGCTATTCTCATGCGAGGTAACGAAACGTATTATGCCGTTGTTTTGATAGATGGACTAAGTGACAATGAACAGGGAAGGAGATTGATTACTGATATTGGATACCTTCTGTCATCTAACATCTAA